From a region of the Methylocystis hirsuta genome:
- a CDS encoding tyrosine-type recombinase/integrase, translating into MGKLTDRTARSVGPGKHADGDGLYLVVSPAGGRKWVLRYQMDGRRRDMGLGPYPETSLSAARMAALSARTKIAQGVDPLAAREEARKASRPIPTFADIAKDVIAEAQARTSNAKVAYQWERHLGPAYCALLLARPVNEITTSDVAAVLKPVWRSKPEVARKLYPAIRRVFESARIVLRDQHGLSIDNPARWDDLKALGFSAPTQLSRGRHPSLPYEQMAAFTAALRQRDAIASRLLEFLILTNVRTGTALNAEWREFDLDARVWTIPPSKLKDKKHRKESFRIPLAPRAVEIVKELEAVRVSRFVFPSATGKPLSNMAMLVLLKRMNSGETKWIDPASDGKPIVPHGFRATFRTWCEEVARFPHAVVEEAMGHVVGTSVERAYRRTDVLEQRRHLMEQWATHCEPRELGGADVLAFKRTGGDVA; encoded by the coding sequence GTGGGTAAGCTCACGGACAGGACGGCGCGGAGCGTAGGGCCGGGCAAGCATGCCGACGGCGACGGCCTCTATCTCGTCGTCTCGCCTGCCGGCGGACGGAAATGGGTTCTGCGCTATCAGATGGACGGAAGGCGTCGGGACATGGGGCTGGGTCCCTATCCCGAGACCTCCCTATCCGCGGCGCGGATGGCGGCGCTCTCCGCCCGGACCAAAATCGCGCAGGGCGTTGACCCTCTGGCCGCGCGGGAAGAAGCCCGGAAGGCGTCACGGCCGATCCCTACCTTTGCCGACATTGCTAAAGATGTGATCGCAGAGGCGCAGGCCAGGACGAGCAACGCCAAGGTCGCCTATCAGTGGGAGCGCCATCTCGGGCCGGCTTACTGCGCGCTGCTGCTGGCAAGGCCGGTCAATGAGATAACGACGAGCGACGTGGCGGCGGTCCTCAAGCCCGTCTGGCGCAGCAAGCCGGAGGTCGCCCGCAAGCTCTATCCCGCCATCCGGCGCGTTTTCGAAAGCGCCCGCATCGTGCTTCGTGACCAGCACGGCCTTTCCATAGACAACCCGGCTCGGTGGGACGATCTGAAAGCGCTGGGGTTCAGCGCTCCGACGCAATTGTCGCGCGGCCGTCACCCGTCATTGCCCTACGAGCAAATGGCGGCCTTCACAGCGGCGCTTCGCCAGCGAGACGCCATAGCGTCGCGGCTGCTCGAATTCCTAATCCTGACGAATGTGCGGACAGGGACGGCGCTCAATGCCGAATGGCGCGAGTTCGATCTAGACGCGCGCGTCTGGACGATTCCGCCCTCAAAGCTGAAGGACAAGAAGCACCGCAAGGAGTCCTTCCGCATCCCGCTCGCGCCTCGCGCAGTCGAGATAGTGAAAGAGCTGGAGGCCGTTCGGGTCTCGCGCTTCGTCTTCCCTAGCGCTACCGGCAAGCCTTTGAGCAATATGGCGATGCTGGTTCTGCTCAAGCGGATGAACAGCGGCGAGACGAAATGGATCGATCCCGCAAGCGACGGCAAGCCGATCGTCCCACACGGCTTCCGGGCGACCTTTCGGACGTGGTGCGAGGAGGTTGCGCGCTTTCCTCACGCCGTCGTCGAAGAGGCGATGGGCCATGTCGTCGGCACGAGCGTCGAGCGCGCTTATCGCCGAACGGACGTTCTGGAACAACGCCGGCATTTGATGGAGCAATGGGCGACGCATTGCGAACCAAGAGAGTTGGGCGGCGCAGACGTGCTGGCGTTCAAGAGAACAGGCGGCGACGTCGCATAA
- a CDS encoding ANTAR domain-containing response regulator: protein MKIVIVDESPIRSLILEEGLRDAGFTQVERIGEMHNLLKHIYASDPDVILIDLENPSRDTLEQMFQVSRAVRRPIAMFVDQSDTASIQASVDAGVSAYIVDGLKKERIKSILDLCVSRFNAFSKLQDDLDQAKSDLEERKTIERAKGILMKAKKLSEEDAYKMMRGAAMRENKKIVEIARSVITAAEMFK, encoded by the coding sequence TTGAAGATCGTCATCGTCGACGAAAGCCCCATTCGCTCGTTGATCCTCGAGGAGGGACTGCGTGACGCCGGCTTCACGCAGGTCGAGCGCATCGGCGAAATGCACAATCTGCTGAAGCACATCTACGCCAGCGACCCTGACGTCATCCTGATCGATCTCGAGAATCCTTCCCGCGATACGCTTGAACAAATGTTTCAGGTCAGTCGCGCCGTGCGTCGGCCGATCGCCATGTTTGTCGATCAGAGCGATACGGCGTCCATTCAAGCCTCGGTCGACGCTGGCGTCTCGGCCTATATCGTCGACGGGTTGAAAAAGGAGCGCATCAAATCGATCCTCGATCTGTGCGTGTCGCGGTTCAATGCCTTCTCGAAGCTTCAGGATGATCTCGATCAGGCCAAATCCGATCTCGAGGAGCGCAAGACGATCGAACGCGCCAAAGGCATATTGATGAAGGCGAAGAAGCTTTCCGAAGAAGACGCCTACAAGATGATGCGCGGCGCCGCCATGCGCGAAAACAAAAAGATTGTCGAAATTGCACGCTCGGTCATCACTGCGGCGGAGATGTTTAAATGA
- a CDS encoding CmpA/NrtA family ABC transporter substrate-binding protein: protein MTGEAHVKIGFIPLVDAAALLIAAHKGFAKAEGLDIELIREASWANIRDKLAIGRFDAAHLLAPMAVASTLGLGHVRVPLVAPMNLAMNGNAIAVSTALYAELAAEGEVAHPAQTARALAKLVARRRAEGREPLTFGMTFPFSMHNYQLRYWMAEGGVDPDEDLRLIVLPPPYMVENLARGQLDGFCVGAPWSSVAVDAGVGVILHFGCEIFACAPEKVLALRESFADDDHSLVAALIRALDRGAAFVDEPQNLGEVSQILSRPEYVGVDAEIIRRVLTGHLRVKASDERSDANYLIIGRDGAMRPDPRQAEWIYAQMLRWGQTRHSPEMADRAKSVLRPDLFDAAIDCAHIQREIGAFAGPSFGGRSYADYLAGFDIGQRL, encoded by the coding sequence ATGACCGGCGAAGCGCATGTGAAAATCGGCTTCATTCCGCTCGTCGACGCCGCTGCGCTGTTGATTGCCGCGCATAAGGGATTCGCCAAGGCGGAAGGACTCGACATCGAACTGATCCGGGAAGCGTCTTGGGCGAATATTAGAGACAAGCTCGCCATCGGCCGTTTCGATGCGGCGCATCTTCTGGCGCCAATGGCGGTCGCGTCCACGCTCGGACTGGGCCATGTGCGAGTCCCGCTTGTCGCGCCGATGAATCTCGCGATGAACGGCAATGCGATCGCGGTGTCCACGGCGCTTTATGCCGAACTCGCCGCGGAAGGCGAGGTCGCGCATCCGGCGCAAACCGCGCGCGCGCTCGCCAAGCTCGTCGCGCGGCGAAGGGCCGAGGGACGTGAGCCTCTGACCTTCGGCATGACCTTTCCTTTTTCCATGCACAATTATCAGCTGCGCTACTGGATGGCGGAAGGCGGCGTCGATCCGGATGAAGACCTGCGGTTGATCGTTCTGCCGCCGCCCTACATGGTCGAAAATCTGGCGCGCGGCCAGCTCGACGGCTTTTGTGTTGGCGCGCCCTGGAGTTCTGTCGCGGTCGACGCCGGCGTTGGCGTCATTCTGCATTTCGGCTGCGAGATTTTCGCGTGCGCGCCCGAGAAGGTCCTCGCTCTACGCGAAAGCTTCGCCGACGATGATCATAGTCTCGTCGCCGCGCTGATCCGTGCGCTCGATAGGGGCGCCGCCTTCGTCGACGAGCCGCAAAACCTGGGCGAGGTTTCGCAAATCCTCTCGCGACCGGAATATGTCGGCGTCGACGCCGAGATCATCCGCCGCGTGCTCACGGGCCATTTGCGCGTTAAGGCGAGCGACGAGCGAAGCGACGCCAATTACCTCATCATCGGAAGAGACGGCGCCATGCGGCCGGATCCACGGCAAGCCGAGTGGATCTATGCGCAGATGCTCCGCTGGGGGCAGACGCGCCATTCGCCAGAGATGGCCGATCGCGCGAAGAGCGTCCTGCGCCCGGATCTTTTCGACGCCGCGATCGATTGCGCGCACATTCAGCGCGAAATCGGGGCCTTTGCGGGACCCTCTTTCGGCGGCCGAAGCTACGCCGACTATCTCGCCGGCTTCGATATCGGACAGCGCCTGTGA
- a CDS encoding NAD(P)/FAD-dependent oxidoreductase — protein MTGLKDCSSREKLVVVGAGMAATRFVEELTNRAPDRYDILVIGDEPRLAYNRVLLSSVLAGELSVDDIELKPRQWWRAAGVEVLSGRKVIKINAAARRLLLDNGESVDYSKVALATGSRAARLPIEGADLPGVHVFRDVQDVEAMSRLEGRGARALVVGGGLLGLEAAYGLARRGVDVTLAHVMDRLMERQLDAVGADILRRLVEEKGVRVLLNANATRINGSGRVENVEFADGQTIPVDAVIFAVGIQPNADLARQAGLDVGRGVKIDDGLETSESGVFAIGECAEHRGVCYGLVEPAYEQGRVLAMRLAGQEASYGGSVVSTNLKVSGVRVFSAGDYLGEGDARRIVCKDPRMGIYRKLVVRDDRLMGAILVGDTNGAADILDLIRSGADISSQCDELMFGPPMREAA, from the coding sequence ATGACTGGATTGAAGGATTGCAGTAGTCGCGAAAAGCTTGTCGTCGTCGGCGCCGGCATGGCGGCCACGCGTTTCGTCGAGGAGCTGACGAACCGGGCGCCGGATCGATACGACATTCTCGTGATCGGCGACGAACCGCGGCTTGCCTATAACCGCGTGCTGCTTTCTTCGGTGCTGGCAGGGGAATTGTCGGTCGATGACATCGAGCTCAAGCCCCGGCAATGGTGGCGCGCCGCCGGCGTTGAGGTTCTGAGCGGCCGCAAGGTCATCAAGATCAACGCCGCGGCGCGGCGCCTCCTTCTCGATAATGGCGAGAGCGTCGACTATTCGAAAGTCGCGCTCGCCACGGGTTCGCGCGCGGCAAGGCTGCCGATCGAGGGCGCCGATCTTCCGGGCGTTCACGTATTTCGCGACGTGCAAGACGTCGAGGCGATGTCCCGGCTGGAAGGCAGAGGCGCTCGCGCGCTCGTCGTCGGCGGCGGCCTTCTCGGACTGGAGGCGGCCTATGGCCTTGCGCGACGCGGCGTCGACGTGACGCTCGCCCATGTCATGGATCGGCTGATGGAGCGCCAACTCGATGCGGTCGGCGCCGACATCCTGCGCCGGCTTGTCGAAGAAAAGGGCGTGCGCGTGCTTCTCAACGCCAATGCGACGCGCATCAACGGTTCGGGCCGAGTCGAGAATGTAGAGTTCGCCGACGGACAAACGATTCCGGTCGACGCCGTGATTTTCGCCGTCGGCATTCAGCCCAACGCCGACCTCGCGCGACAGGCGGGTCTTGACGTCGGGCGCGGCGTGAAGATCGACGATGGCTTGGAGACAAGCGAATCCGGCGTTTTCGCCATCGGCGAATGCGCTGAACATCGCGGCGTCTGTTACGGCCTCGTCGAGCCTGCCTATGAGCAGGGGCGCGTTCTCGCCATGCGACTCGCCGGACAAGAGGCGTCCTATGGCGGCAGCGTCGTCTCCACCAATCTGAAAGTCTCCGGCGTGCGCGTCTTCTCGGCTGGCGATTATCTCGGCGAGGGCGATGCGCGCCGCATCGTCTGCAAGGACCCGCGCATGGGAATTTATCGCAAGCTTGTCGTGCGCGACGACAGGCTCATGGGCGCGATCCTTGTGGGAGATACGAACGGAGCCGCAGATATTCTCGATCTCATCCGCTCCGGCGCGGACATTTCCTCTCAGTGCGACGAATTGATGTTCGGACCGCCTATGCGAGAGGCCGCCTGA
- a CDS encoding NirA family protein → MSVDFTLDQKRYLEGFAAGFSARGGQKAPPAQAQPMGPDAAPLSAQDRTVAAGGKLTDQEKWKREEHPFDAWPRLVAQAKENAPPKPADNFRWRYYGLFYVAPAQDSYMCRLRIPNGALNHWQFAGLADLAENYGGGYLHVTTRANIQIREIAPQNATNILEAIQDLGLWSKGSGADNIRNITGTPTAGVDPQELIDTRPYARAMHHHILNDRSLYGLPRKFNIAFDGAGLIGALEDTNDIGFQAIVVKDGHGVAPGVYFRLALGGITGHKDFARDTGVIVSPDEAVEVADKILRVFIEHGDRTNRAKARLKYVLDAWGFDKFLAAVEEKLGRKLLRVDAAAIAVRPRQDRAAHIGVHPQKQPGFNWIGVMLPVGRFTPEQARGLAEIARQFGDGGLRLTVWQNVLITGVADEHIADAVAMIEALGLSTQASTIRAGLVACTGNSGCRFAAADTKRHAEEIAAYCEAAAPIDTPINIHLTGCHHSCAQHYIGDIGLIGARVPVNDEGDAVEGYHILVGGGFAEDAGIASEFYQNVKAEEAPEMVAKILRAYRKNRANAEETFVGFARRHDIETLRRLANEESVA, encoded by the coding sequence ATGTCCGTCGATTTCACGCTCGACCAGAAGCGCTATCTCGAAGGCTTTGCCGCCGGCTTCTCGGCGCGCGGCGGACAAAAGGCGCCGCCCGCGCAGGCGCAGCCGATGGGACCGGACGCCGCGCCTTTATCCGCGCAGGATCGCACCGTCGCCGCAGGCGGCAAGCTGACCGATCAGGAAAAATGGAAACGCGAAGAGCATCCATTCGACGCCTGGCCGCGGCTTGTCGCTCAGGCGAAAGAGAACGCGCCGCCAAAGCCCGCCGACAATTTCCGCTGGCGCTACTATGGGCTCTTCTATGTCGCGCCAGCGCAGGATTCCTATATGTGCCGGCTGCGCATTCCCAATGGCGCGCTCAACCATTGGCAATTCGCCGGGCTTGCGGATCTCGCGGAAAATTATGGCGGCGGCTATCTGCATGTTACGACGCGCGCCAATATCCAGATCCGCGAAATCGCGCCGCAAAACGCCACGAATATTTTGGAGGCGATTCAGGATCTGGGGCTGTGGAGCAAGGGCTCCGGCGCCGACAATATCCGCAACATCACCGGCACGCCGACCGCGGGAGTCGATCCGCAGGAACTCATCGACACGCGCCCCTATGCGCGCGCCATGCATCATCACATCCTCAACGATCGCTCGCTTTACGGACTGCCGCGCAAGTTCAACATCGCCTTTGACGGCGCGGGATTGATCGGCGCGCTGGAAGACACCAATGACATCGGCTTTCAGGCCATCGTCGTAAAGGATGGTCACGGCGTCGCGCCGGGCGTTTATTTCCGTCTCGCGCTCGGCGGTATCACCGGTCACAAGGATTTCGCGCGCGACACGGGCGTGATCGTTTCGCCGGACGAAGCGGTGGAGGTCGCCGACAAGATTCTGCGAGTCTTCATCGAACATGGCGATCGCACCAATCGCGCCAAGGCGCGGCTCAAATATGTGCTCGACGCCTGGGGCTTCGACAAATTCCTCGCCGCCGTCGAGGAAAAGCTGGGCCGCAAGCTGCTTCGCGTAGACGCGGCGGCTATCGCCGTCCGCCCGCGTCAGGATCGCGCCGCGCATATCGGCGTGCATCCGCAAAAGCAGCCGGGCTTCAATTGGATCGGCGTAATGTTGCCGGTCGGTCGTTTCACCCCCGAGCAGGCGCGCGGTCTCGCCGAGATCGCGCGCCAATTCGGCGATGGCGGTCTGCGCCTCACGGTCTGGCAGAATGTGCTGATCACCGGCGTCGCGGATGAACACATCGCGGACGCTGTCGCGATGATCGAGGCGCTCGGCCTTTCGACGCAGGCTTCGACCATTCGCGCCGGACTCGTCGCCTGCACGGGAAATTCCGGCTGTCGTTTCGCCGCCGCCGACACCAAGCGGCATGCTGAAGAGATCGCCGCCTATTGCGAGGCCGCGGCGCCGATCGACACGCCGATCAACATTCATCTCACCGGCTGCCACCATTCATGCGCGCAGCATTATATCGGCGACATCGGATTGATCGGCGCGCGCGTGCCGGTGAATGACGAGGGCGACGCGGTCGAGGGCTATCACATTCTCGTCGGCGGCGGCTTTGCGGAAGACGCCGGCATCGCCTCCGAGTTTTATCAAAATGTGAAAGCGGAAGAGGCGCCGGAAATGGTGGCGAAAATTCTGCGCGCCTATCGAAAGAACCGGGCGAACGCGGAAGAAACCTTTGTCGGCTTCGCGCGCCGTCACGACATCGAGACGCTGCGCCGTCTCGCCAATGAGGAGAGCGTGGCGTGA
- a CDS encoding helix-turn-helix domain-containing protein, whose amino-acid sequence MSMSARVEGFADARPHAQPQNQSDVEPRALRINQACKALSISRSSIYKAAAAGEIRLVKVAGRTLVPASEISRVLGEAV is encoded by the coding sequence ATGAGCATGTCCGCTCGCGTCGAGGGCTTCGCCGATGCGCGCCCTCACGCTCAACCTCAAAATCAAAGCGACGTCGAACCACGAGCCCTTCGCATCAACCAGGCGTGCAAGGCGCTTAGCATCTCGCGTTCGTCTATCTACAAGGCTGCTGCGGCGGGGGAGATTCGCCTCGTCAAAGTGGCAGGGAGAACGTTAGTTCCGGCTAGCGAAATTAGCCGCGTGCTCGGGGAGGCTGTTTGA
- a CDS encoding AAA family ATPase, giving the protein MTRASTLKAEPVDWFWRGWLARGKLHIIGGQPGAGKTTLAMLMASTATIAGLWPDGSRAPQGNVIIWSGEDDPADTLLPRLLASGADVERVFFVGDVAHGEERRPFDPAKDMEPLREAIEKAGGCVLIVVDPIVSAVAGDSHKNADTRRALQPLVDLAASVDAALLGITHLSKGTSGREPIERITGSIAFGALARVVMIAAKEGETEDGTPPRRFLARAKSNIGPDEGGFAYELRQEPMPGDNRIIASIAAFGEAIEGTARAMLATAETNTEEDCGSALREAKDFLKDFLAHGSKPVKGIECAGRDAGHSPRTLRRAKDALGIASVKSGLTGGWEWTLPEGGQDGQDFEAGHLQQPNEKVATLATLAVLDAFDNTNGLGDGGLATFDGAHDKPGGDDDEGVEI; this is encoded by the coding sequence TTGACCCGCGCCTCGACTCTGAAGGCTGAACCCGTGGACTGGTTTTGGCGGGGGTGGTTGGCGCGGGGCAAGCTTCACATCATCGGCGGGCAACCTGGGGCGGGCAAGACGACGCTCGCCATGCTTATGGCCTCTACGGCGACGATCGCCGGTCTATGGCCGGATGGCTCACGCGCGCCGCAGGGAAATGTCATCATCTGGTCTGGCGAAGACGACCCGGCCGATACGCTTCTGCCGCGCCTTTTGGCGTCTGGCGCCGATGTCGAGCGCGTCTTTTTCGTCGGCGACGTCGCCCATGGAGAAGAGCGCAGACCGTTCGATCCGGCGAAGGATATGGAGCCGTTGCGCGAGGCCATTGAGAAAGCCGGCGGCTGTGTCCTGATTGTCGTCGATCCGATTGTATCCGCCGTAGCTGGCGACAGTCACAAGAACGCCGACACACGGCGGGCGTTGCAGCCGCTCGTCGATCTTGCCGCAAGCGTCGATGCCGCGCTGCTCGGCATAACGCATCTGAGCAAAGGAACGTCCGGCCGCGAGCCGATCGAGCGAATTACCGGCTCGATCGCCTTTGGCGCTCTCGCTCGCGTCGTCATGATCGCCGCGAAGGAAGGCGAGACCGAAGACGGGACGCCGCCGCGTCGCTTCCTAGCCCGCGCGAAAAGCAACATCGGCCCGGACGAAGGCGGCTTCGCCTATGAGCTGCGCCAAGAGCCTATGCCGGGCGACAACCGCATCATCGCCAGCATCGCGGCTTTCGGCGAGGCCATAGAAGGCACTGCGCGGGCAATGCTGGCGACGGCGGAGACGAACACAGAAGAGGACTGCGGATCGGCGCTCCGCGAGGCTAAAGACTTCCTGAAGGACTTCCTCGCCCACGGATCAAAGCCGGTGAAGGGAATAGAGTGTGCCGGGCGCGATGCGGGCCATTCGCCGCGGACACTTCGCCGAGCGAAAGATGCGCTCGGGATTGCGTCAGTGAAGAGCGGATTGACCGGAGGGTGGGAATGGACGCTCCCCGAAGGTGGCCAAGATGGCCAAGATTTTGAGGCTGGACACCTTCAACAACCAAACGAGAAGGTAGCCACGTTGGCAACCTTGGCCGTCTTGGACGCCTTCGACAATACCAATGGTTTAGGCGACGGCGGCTTGGCCACCTTCGATGGCGCACATGATAAGCCCGGCGGCGATGATGACGAGGGCGTCGAGATATGA
- a CDS encoding sulfite reductase subunit alpha, with translation MSSPPFLIPPNAPFTPEQRAWLSGFFAGFAAPDDSSITPLSPEANAAVMAGADSDDGEAPWHDQMLTLESRMQLAQGRPLRRRLMAAMAQQDCGQCGYICETYADALAARKEARLNLCAPGGKDTARMVKALAAELDSPTPANVTQAESVITTPAVLSAPGCSRDNPARATFLSRRRLNKEGSEKDTWHIEFELGAGDMSYKVGDSFGVFPKNDLGLVDQIIAMLGASHVTPVRDRTLREALLSDVSLAPAPDALFELISFVTGGAQREKARLLAQGEDPDGDAAKLDVLAVLQKFPSARPHPEAFVEALEPLQPRLYSISSSPKATPGRLSLTVDAVRYVVGKRRRLGVASTFLAERIAPGDSLPVYVQSAHGFALPDDPATPIIMIGPGTGVAPFRAFLHERAATRAPGRNWLFFGHQRSACDFFYADEFETMKATGLLTRLSLAWSRDGAEKFYVQDRMRQSGRELWAWLAEGAHFYVCGDAQRMAKDVERALVDVVAEFGARNADEAVAFVAQLKKSGRYQQDVY, from the coding sequence ATGTCCTCTCCGCCTTTTCTCATTCCGCCGAACGCGCCTTTCACGCCCGAGCAGCGCGCCTGGCTCAGCGGCTTCTTTGCCGGCTTCGCCGCGCCCGATGACAGCTCGATCACGCCGCTCTCGCCAGAAGCCAACGCCGCCGTCATGGCTGGCGCCGATAGCGACGATGGCGAGGCGCCGTGGCATGACCAGATGCTGACGCTCGAATCGCGCATGCAGCTTGCCCAAGGCCGTCCGCTGCGTCGCCGCCTGATGGCGGCCATGGCGCAGCAAGACTGCGGCCAGTGCGGCTACATTTGCGAGACCTATGCGGACGCGCTCGCGGCGCGCAAGGAGGCTCGCCTCAATCTCTGCGCGCCCGGCGGCAAGGATACGGCGCGCATGGTGAAGGCGCTTGCGGCCGAGCTGGATTCGCCAACGCCGGCCAATGTTACGCAAGCAGAATCGGTCATCACTACGCCTGCAGTCCTGTCGGCGCCCGGCTGCTCGCGCGATAATCCGGCGCGCGCGACATTCCTTTCACGCCGTCGGCTGAACAAGGAAGGCTCGGAAAAAGACACCTGGCACATCGAGTTCGAACTCGGCGCCGGCGACATGAGCTACAAAGTTGGCGACAGTTTCGGCGTGTTTCCCAAAAATGATCTCGGCCTCGTCGATCAGATCATCGCCATGCTCGGCGCCTCGCATGTGACGCCTGTGCGAGACAGGACTCTGCGCGAAGCATTGCTGAGCGACGTCTCTCTCGCTCCGGCGCCTGATGCGCTTTTCGAGCTGATCTCCTTCGTCACCGGCGGCGCGCAGCGGGAGAAGGCGCGTTTGCTGGCGCAGGGCGAGGATCCTGACGGCGACGCCGCCAAGCTCGACGTGCTCGCCGTGCTGCAGAAATTCCCCAGCGCGCGGCCGCATCCGGAAGCCTTCGTCGAAGCGTTGGAGCCGCTGCAGCCGCGACTCTACTCCATCTCCTCGTCCCCCAAGGCGACGCCGGGGCGCCTGTCGCTGACTGTCGACGCGGTTCGATATGTCGTCGGTAAGCGCAGGCGTCTTGGCGTCGCCTCGACCTTTCTGGCCGAGCGCATCGCGCCAGGCGACAGCCTTCCGGTCTATGTGCAGTCGGCGCATGGCTTCGCCCTGCCGGATGATCCCGCGACGCCGATCATCATGATCGGGCCTGGCACCGGCGTCGCGCCATTTCGCGCCTTTCTGCATGAGCGCGCGGCGACCCGCGCGCCCGGCAGGAACTGGCTCTTTTTTGGACACCAGCGCTCGGCCTGCGATTTCTTCTACGCCGACGAATTCGAAACGATGAAGGCGACAGGTCTGCTCACGCGTCTGTCGCTCGCCTGGTCGCGCGACGGCGCGGAAAAATTCTATGTGCAGGACCGCATGCGCCAGTCCGGCCGTGAATTATGGGCGTGGCTTGCGGAAGGCGCGCATTTTTACGTCTGCGGCGATGCGCAGCGCATGGCCAAGGATGTCGAACGCGCGCTTGTCGACGTCGTCGCCGAATTCGGCGCCCGCAACGCCGATGAAGCGGTCGCCTTCGTCGCGCAGCTCAAGAAGAGCGGGCGCTACCAACAGGACGTCTATTGA
- a CDS encoding alpha-amylase produces MRQQPPWRGASLIVVAAALVATGANAAPRKNAPSEATSIQLQAPPPSLAPAAPPPPPPAPMGVFGADMPAAGKLVFSITPVFANLSGIKMGTRTVSNEYIVTTVPFFLNPKQTVRIIPQNIAVATQIAGLSYGVTKDFAVVLTAGMIEKNLNALTFKGASGILPLGRSLPGTTSLADVTLSGVYRIYQDDVHRIQLSLGISLPAGSYTATFKDFLLPDGTRRNVRAFYGMQPGTGTFDLLPGIVYAGYLGPWSWGLGYRGRFPLAANSLGYSWDYLLEYRLRFPLGPNPSGGYRWGDLHEFNAWGGYTWTPGLTTTFRLSGSTQGPIRGFDPEIRGPAVPANPAFYGGQRLEVFGGATISGKFVGYENVTVAVEAGLPVYQNLNGPQIMKNWQAGMSLRFKI; encoded by the coding sequence ATGCGCCAACAGCCGCCATGGCGCGGCGCAAGTTTGATAGTCGTGGCGGCCGCGCTCGTCGCGACCGGCGCGAACGCCGCGCCCCGCAAGAACGCGCCGTCCGAGGCGACTTCGATACAACTTCAAGCGCCGCCGCCATCCCTCGCGCCGGCCGCGCCGCCTCCGCCGCCGCCGGCGCCCATGGGGGTGTTCGGCGCCGATATGCCGGCCGCCGGCAAACTCGTTTTCTCCATTACGCCGGTGTTCGCCAATCTGTCGGGCATCAAAATGGGAACGCGCACGGTCTCAAACGAATATATCGTCACGACGGTGCCGTTCTTTCTCAATCCCAAGCAGACTGTGCGTATTATTCCGCAAAACATTGCGGTCGCGACGCAAATTGCCGGATTGAGCTATGGCGTCACGAAAGATTTCGCAGTGGTTCTCACGGCCGGCATGATCGAGAAAAATCTCAACGCGCTCACCTTCAAGGGCGCGTCGGGCATTCTGCCGCTTGGCAGGAGTTTGCCGGGAACGACGAGCCTTGCCGACGTCACCTTGTCGGGCGTCTATCGCATCTATCAGGACGACGTCCACCGCATCCAGCTCTCTCTTGGCATCTCGTTGCCCGCCGGCAGCTACACAGCCACATTCAAGGACTTTCTCCTGCCCGACGGAACCCGCCGCAACGTCCGTGCATTCTATGGCATGCAGCCCGGCACGGGCACATTCGATTTGCTGCCGGGCATCGTCTATGCAGGCTATCTGGGACCATGGTCATGGGGCCTCGGCTATCGCGGCCGCTTCCCCCTGGCCGCAAATTCACTGGGCTATTCCTGGGACTACCTGCTCGAATATCGCCTGCGCTTCCCGCTCGGCCCCAATCCTTCCGGGGGCTACCGCTGGGGCGATCTGCATGAATTCAACGCCTGGGGCGGCTACACCTGGACGCCCGGACTCACCACCACCTTCCGCTTGAGCGGTTCGACGCAGGGCCCGATTCGCGGCTTCGATCCGGAAATCCGCGGCCCCGCCGTGCCCGCCAATCCGGCCTTCTATGGCGGACAGCGGCTCGAAGTCTTCGGCGGCGCGACGATCAGCGGCAAATTTGTCGGCTATGAAAATGTGACGGTCGCGGTCGAGGCGGGTCTCCCCGTGTATCAGAATCTCAACGGTCCGCAGATCATGAAGAACTGGCAGGCGGGCATGTCGTTGCGGTTCAAGATATAA